CGTTGGTTTTCCGTGGCTTACCATTATATGAATCTCCTCCGCAATAACGAGGATGGTATACCGGTTCAAATCTTTGCGACACACCCGGATATCCGCCATATGTCGCTACAAGGTGCTGACTTTGCTGAAACCGAGCCGGCGCTGAAGGGAATAGAATATGTTCAGTTTTGCGTTGATTTCTGTCGGCGTAATGAGATCGATGTTTTTATTCCACGCTTGCATATGCTTGATATTGCTCTCCATGCGGCAATGTTTGATGCGATTGGTACAAAGGTTCTGGTATGTAGAGATCTTGACCTGCTGGAGTCCATTATGGACAAAGGTAAATTTTACGAGAATGTTAGTGAGCAGGGCATCATGAGTATCCCGGATTATCATGTAGTTAGTACAGCGGAGCAGTTTAAAAATGCTTACGAGGACCTTGTTGCCAAGGGACATCGTGTTTGTTTTAAGCCAACTGAAACAGAAGGTGGGTTAGGCTTCCGTATTATCGACAATACCCGCGATCCTCTTCAAGAGCTTTTTGGGTATGTAACTCCATTGATTACGTTTGATGATGCCTATCGTATTCTTGCAAGCAAAGAGACCTTCCCTGATCTGATGGTGATGGAATTACTGGAGGGATACGAGTATAGTATAGATTGTCTGGCAGATGAGAATGGTAAGCTGTTAGTAGCTGTGCCACGTCGAAAAGTGGGCGGTCGTCTGCGATTGATGGAACATATTCCTGAACTAGAGGAGATTGCAGCTAGAGTTGCAGAAGTTTACAAGATCCCCTTCAATTTCAATATTCAAATGAAATACAATGGAGATACTCCAAAGCTGTTGGAAATTAACCCGCGAATGTCCGGTGGACTGCATATGTCATGTTTGTCAGGGATTAACTTTCCTTATTTAGCCGTCAAAAGTGCCCTCGGTGGCGAGGTTCAGCCTATGAATTTTGAAGGAGATGTACTGGCCAGCCACCTGGAGCAACCGATGATTATGAAAATAAACGGCCAATCCGTCATTTCGGACGCCGTGAATTGAGCGTTCATAAAGTCGCTCACAAGAGGTGAGAACAATTCAGTTTAAATCAAAAGTATTACTTTACGCCGGTATCGGTTATGTTGTCGCTGTATTAACGAGCTCTCTTCTGCCTGAGTTCATCTCTTTGCTGTTGCCTTTAGCGGGTGCAGGGATAGGTGCTCTAGTCACGAGAAGTCCAAGAACTAATCTACCGGCGGAGGTGTTGCCA
This Paenibacillus sp. FSL R5-0345 DNA region includes the following protein-coding sequences:
- a CDS encoding ATP-grasp domain-containing protein: MKKVNIYFNRWFSVAYHYMNLLRNNEDGIPVQIFATHPDIRHMSLQGADFAETEPALKGIEYVQFCVDFCRRNEIDVFIPRLHMLDIALHAAMFDAIGTKVLVCRDLDLLESIMDKGKFYENVSEQGIMSIPDYHVVSTAEQFKNAYEDLVAKGHRVCFKPTETEGGLGFRIIDNTRDPLQELFGYVTPLITFDDAYRILASKETFPDLMVMELLEGYEYSIDCLADENGKLLVAVPRRKVGGRLRLMEHIPELEEIAARVAEVYKIPFNFNIQMKYNGDTPKLLEINPRMSGGLHMSCLSGINFPYLAVKSALGGEVQPMNFEGDVLASHLEQPMIMKINGQSVISDAVN